Part of the Coccinella septempunctata chromosome 3, icCocSept1.1, whole genome shotgun sequence genome is shown below.
gattagcaggagtttttcccgcacgcaaatatatattattatgtttCGTTTTTCCAATGCAGGAGTCGCCTTCCACAGTcctgtatttaaaatttaatcaaattttgttgaaattccaGGGGTTATATTTCTttcaccttctgtcaaaaaaagtatcacctttgaaaacaacctgtataattGGCCTATGGGTTAGTGTTCATTCTCAATACCAACCTGCATTCCGCAAATCTAAATCTGACTTTAGGGGCTATTATCAACTTAATATGTTGGCTGTtcccattctaatttttttcttcaccccCAACACATTTACCCAAAGATAAGGGttacttttgagtgataaaatatatattctatgaaaaaattaattctgtaGCCATTTGGAAGGAttcatgttcaaaattttcaagcccaatggaaggcttgatgctgacgTTTCTTGAATCACATATAATTCattatgattgaggttatcaatacatatactccattcacttttattttagcacccggttggccatggaaatttgacacatttcactctgtataatacgaaaatgtggggttatgacgcttgtcaaaacatttttgggttttaaatcaacgctttgttgccagttctacgtaaaagtttctgttattacgtattttatcacaatgtcgaatctcttcggaaaatatgtgaagaacataattgaagtttatacaaactgattgaaggcataccaaatccagttatttgcatggaaaatacaagagatcagtataatatcataatatgcactagcttgaggagagttaatgttcgttatcctcTTTAGCTAAAGTCTGAAtaggttacatcagttgtatatttcaaaaatattaacccgaagatgaaatgcctatgatgcagtgattggcaatgggcatctctcgaaggaattaacagataattacaagaatgttgaattcttcaacaaagatcattttgcatcaatataagtaaaaggaattgaaggaagtttcaagtcaagctgaacttcaccttcgaacaaaaatttcacatgaatagacaattaacaggacaactggcgcgtatttgtggctgttcatcttaatacattgatataataataataattaggtatttattggcaccttgagacatttacaatgtataggggaagtcaaatgaaaaatcaattttcgggaacttattctacgataacattcatcgaaaatcctgtagtaaacttttcgcattaattcacccaaaattaaaattctcaaatgccaccttttttgggtctcccaatagaaggaaattcctcttcattcacaatctttctgattgtggaaatatccacattatataaattctcttacattgaatattttcgctaccgtctgacgcattatggattttagaatatcaggccATCAGGGACCTGAATACTTAATAGCAccttctgaaaccctgtctctttttttcaataagtttcggaattttcgtaataaaataataaaaattgatcttagttgtggcaacggcgttatgacattaacaacatttcatgagtgccaaccttactacggttttgttacaaaaacttgagaaaattattttatggccaactgactgctaaaataaatgtgaatgaagtatacttcttcaagaCGTTCAGCCCATATAAACCGACGAcactgcagcgttcatgaaaagtaaccatatttattTTGAACGTTAcatgaatcacatacgactccTAGCGAAAATCTTTATGCATCGTATGTGATGCATAAAGACATCCAACgcagccacccgagatgtcaatccgtctgttccgatattcctgaacagtaatGTCattatttcagagacgatgcctattggcccagtcgttcgagttctattgtccttcgattgcgggccagtataACCAGCAATATCGAAATAGGcccaataattcttgaatttaCTTACATGATTTCTTTTGCAGTGTAACCTCAGAGAACTTCCCATCTATAACTGCTTTAAATATGGATGGTCCCTTACACATGGGTGTTGGTACAGCAAATGGTATGGTTTTATTGTATGATATTAGGTCTTCTGAGCCCTACATGGTCAAAGACCATATGGAACGGTTGCCTATCAAAGATATTGAGTTTAACAAGAAAGaaaatattgtattttcaaTGAATAAGAGCATATTGAAGATGTGGGATAAAAACTCTGTAAGTTTCTCGTTTATGAATTAATTATTCAACACGCTACTATTTCAGTTGCATTTTTTTATCTTTTTAGAAAGCAATTTATAAGTTACCTTATTCATGAAATGTTACACTTTGTTACTCTATAGATAGTATGGATGTCTCTTATATtacattttgtttatttttgttttaggGAAAACCATATGCTAATATTGAAACATCATCAGAATTAAATAATTTATGTGTTGTACCAGATACTGGGCTGTTATTCATTGCCAATGAAAAGCCTAAAATTCTTACTTATTATTTACCCAGTCTTGGACCTGCACCCAAATGGGCTAGTTTTCTGGATTCACTCACTGAAGAACTAGAGGAATCGAATGTCGAGAGTATTTACGATGACTATAAGTTCGTCACTAGAAGTGAGGTCAATGCTCTGGGATTGGATCTTGATGACTTggtcaaaaataatttattgagaGCATACATGCATGGGTaagtcgaattttttttttttagctttGAAAGATTCTCAATATGTTACTGTGAATGTTACAGCTTAGGATTAGTGAGCTGGTAGCTTTTTTTTAATGGTACATACAAATGCCCGTACATTCCGTAGAGccgcttgaaaaaaaaaagggaaaaccTGTCAAATATCGGAATATGCCTGTAGAATCATGACTATGACCTTTATGCATTCATGTATTTTGTTTCCTCAAAAAAAAATCCGATAAAAATCCGTTCGGATAGAAAAAACCCTAAACGATTCGGAAACGGCACGTCACTGGTCATCTTGAATCGTGAATGCCCAGTCAGAGGTTATGCTCATGTCTGCCGTTTTCGAACTATCTTCTAACTTTCTTCACATCCTTTCGAAAGCATGATCACAGCAGTTTCCTCGTCTtctccacagaatctacactcgtcagatTCTGATAACCCCATTTTCATCACTCGCTTTCTTGAGCCTGTTTTCTCCTCCAATTCTCTTCGGTAAGACTATTCCACTCGTAGAGGTAGCCAAATATCTAGGTATTACCCTGGATAGGGAGCTTCACTGGAACTCCCATGTGGAGAGAATCATCCACAAAGCCAGACACTCCCTATGGGCCTGTCAAGgaagcagctccgctggctgtatcgcctggtggtcctgcacaCAACGTATCAAATCCTTTCGAAACTCTAGAGGACGGcatgcctcatgatttcgggggcattccgttctactccaactgcgtccatggagatgctattagacctccctccccttcacatttttgttcagggagaggcaagactagcaacccacaggctccaccaccttaccgtaaatgagcctgacaaactcatttTCGTGCTCAATCGTCTTGTACTTAAATTGGAGGCAGACGacgtgatgggcatgagaactgatcagataatcacaagaacggCATGGAcggaaccttcagttctctAATTCCAACCggagacgaatggctccgtcacaaggaattctatctacagggaccttgctggtttactgatggctccagaaccagtcggGGATCTGGAGTCGGCGACAGCATTTCAgccagaaatcttcgccattgatctttGCGCCAACCATTTGCTTAACATGGGTTGGGCgggtaggtcaataaaaatctctcgcagcagacaaatgcaactcggcacaggtatttgaaagcAGATTTAAACTCTCCgaattgggaagtttaaacaggCTGCAGCTGATTTGGGTACATGGACACTGTGGCCTCGGAGGCAACGaagtatcggatgctctagccagagaaggcgcaactTCAGCGCCTGGTCCGGAACCAACTATAGGAATttctaaggcccgtttgcaccaataccccttaaaacgagtacttaactaagtgtcgtttaaagttaatggacgcttaattttattctgaGTTGCACGACTATGGCTTAACAAAATCTtgagtaaggggcccttaagtttttatatctagtgatatttctgttttccaatttggtgcaacttcatcctagtccaataaagctatttcattggttggccggttgctgATGATCGTTGttatttcattaacctaactttattgtcctgtcagtcaaggatattattatcaaagagtaacaacttttcgttgttgaattagcattaatattaataatcataatgattgtcaaataaggggtacctaagtttatataagtacaacactttctttgtatgGTCtcgtgtgaatttgttttactaatgttgaagaggaacgtgaataaaatgtccttattgcccttgttagtacgaatacggtaaatgattgccaagcaagtggtgctAATTtacaaagggcactcaacttctcaacagaagaagaGAGTTTGTtactaactatagtatgattagtgacaccaaattgaaaattgaaagaaactgatggcattacaataaaggcaaaagaaaaggcttggtattcaataatgaattcattcaatttccaaaatccatcaaaaatgggaagttctgcagccagttcaacaaattttgttaggttagaatcccgcccatACCTAAGTAGTCATTACAAGAGCGCTTAAATCTAAGGCTAGCTTTaaccatttaaatgtcacttaacagttggtgcaaggtaatttaagttaagggttcattttaagggacacttagcactaagtgcgtttggtgcaaacgggtctaattCCCTAATCAGGGAAgggaacaacagctggataaggcataaggtcctggagtactggcgcaaccgtcctggattgcgtcactcgcacaggACTTTTTCAGTGCCTCACAGCCCATgcaccagtcgttggctaggattttctagaaccaatctgagatctatcatGGCGGTTTCCACAGGACGTTGTAGACTCAGAGTCCATCTTAAAAAACTTAGCATCGTCAacgacccgctctgcagactctgcttagaggaggacgaaacgattgagcacatcctctgtgactgcctgGCGGCAGACGGGTCAGACttggagtatttggttctccgaagatggtccTAGAGAAACTCAAGAACttcatctcctttttgagtaggatgggactggagggagagatctagctctgcgagcttgcctgtgtgcttcAACAAACCGCTTGGTcccagtggcaggtttggtttatccgtccaacacacccagcaatcagtattTACTCATGAATTCATGCACCGTGAATCTCTGCCActttcttgccaaaattctccagagaattttcggctgttacaaacgagCTTCAGGCGACAATGTCGTGTGAGGAGGCGTAACTTCTTTCTTAGATCCGAATACTTCATGGATCTTGCAGTCTTGGAATGATCCATTCTTGGAAGATTCCaccagagtgtttctcttttggtttcttccttcaTCAGGAActctttcctataccacagaaaggctctgggccagtaagtggcgtttgtgctcCTTTTCTGGCGAGTGTGTAGTCTTCCTCATTTCCTTTGGTTCTAGAGTTTTCACTGTAGAATACAACTGTAAAATGCTTAGGACGTCCTCTGAATTTCCAACATATCTATCGGACaaatattttcatgttcatTTGACCGCCTCTGATGGTTTCGTCACACTACCCATATTTTTAACTAGTATcgaaaaaaatagtaaaaactcgTTGCAACAAAATCAAAGACAATCATCGTATGAattcaaaacttaattttttttttcagatacttTATGGACGCCCGATTTTACAATAAAGTAAAATCGGCAGCTCAACCGTTTGCCTTCAAGGAGTATAGgcaaaacagaataaaaaaaacgaTTGAAAGGTCAAGAAGGGCCAAAATCTTGCCAAATCTGCCAAATCTTCCAAGGGTTAATAAGAAATTGGCTCTGGAACTTATGAAAACAAAGTCGAATGTATTGAACGACGACCGCTTCAGGAACTTGTTCTTGaatcaagaatttgaaattgacGAAAATTCGGAAGAATATAGATTAATCAATAATGTGGCAAAAGGGAAATAAAATTTAACAAAAAAGAAACACTAcaattctcataactttttgtcttttaagttacagatctgaaactttttaggcaCATTTATacatagaatctactgacgagctcaaaatatttcttcattaggcgaacttttattgaatttgttatttttgaattgaaaaaaaaaatttgtcaatagaTTCTAcctataaaagtgcctaagaaggttcaagtttcagatctgtagaAGGCTTcggttttcatcattctttgtttcGCTGAAAAAGTACTCGGAAATGTAGCTCTTATAGTGCTCGATATCCccccagtagacaacgaattttgcccaccctgtacaagatcTTCGTTAACTAAGGCTCGGACAGAAAATTCGAACTAATACACTGcgcgaaaaaattaacgcacattctaaaaatctcaattttaatgaaagttaactctacattgactttattttttatgttctctcgcgaaggttttgaacgaaacaagacacattaaatggaagaaaaattcagtatttcaccgaatcttatgtgaaagaagagaaatgaacaattttcaaaatactgataagtgatttaatatttggtatttccaccccttgcgttaattacagctcggcaaaaacggttcatactcaaaatttcagtgatcttaaaatgttttgatctaatccttcccagatttctccgagttggattcctaagtcattaagagtagctggatgattttctgaacttctcagccttctattgaggttgtcccaaacctgctcaatcagattgagatctggacttcttgctggccattccattcgagagacttcaacctcttcaaggtactcctgaacgatgcgcgcacgatgggatctggcattatcgtccataaaaatgaaatgttcaCCAATGtttggggcaaatggcactacatgctcttcaagaatgttccttatatacttatcagcattcatagctccattatcaacgaccactaggtctgtgcgagcagtcaaagatattccaccccataccataatcgatcctcccccgaaaccagtagtattcaggacattgcactgagcatatctttcatgtggacgtctgtatacaagggaacgtcgatcacaattgtagaggcagaatctagactcatctgtgaaaagaactctttcccaatcggcctcttcccaatcgatatgctctctcgcaaaatccaaacgcgcccttcgatgggctggggtaagagttGGGCCTCTtgtcgcgacacgaggccttaaatcatattcgctgaggcgatttcttattgtctgagtgctaatttgcacctcatgagtttgctcaagctgaatttgaaagagGCGAGCGGTTATTTCGGACATtaatacctgtctccctgaatcgctgcaacattctggacacacttgtatgggaaactccaaacctttctgcaattcttgtgtatgtccacccttcttctcgcaaaactaccgcttgggtacattcctcttgggtcaaattgcgtgtttcgcgttgcatagcgatcgagtgtagaacatcaaacgaaagaaaaactattgatcgcTAGAAtagatcgagaacaactgattttagaatgtagccaatacattcaaaatctgataatatcatctttttttattcctgctgggaaaaaacatctgtattgaagaaaaccgttgaaagtggataacgtatgcatgcataattctgataaaaataattatcattgagaacaccttcagttgatgtagaataaatttgagatttccataatgtgcgttaatttttttgcgcagtgtagttttcgagatcccctcagtagacaatgaattttgcccaccctgtacaagatcTTATAacgcccaaaaaaaaaaataatcaaagttCAACTATCTTAACTTTTGaaagaacaaacaaaaaaaaacagaaggAAACGCTAGGAACACCTCGGTTTGCTTACAGTGGAGATGGGCGCCAACGTATTTATTTTCATAGCGATCCAACGCAAACAAAAGAAATAGTTCGAAGGTGAACGGATTACTCTAAAATcataaattcacaaaaaaaactaATGAATACTGCTTCAGCCAAATACGTAAACTCCGAAACAGATGAAATAGAACGTAAATGACTATTAAAGAAAAGGTAAGCAAATCAAGTTGAGAATCTTATGAAAGAGAAATGTAAATGACGATCAAAGAAAAGGTAAGTAAACCAAGTCCAATATCTCATGAAAGGTgtaattttaaaaattataaaaataataaagcgATATTCCGATGTAAGATTCTATTATCTATTCCCTACAATTATTGTTTTCTGAATGATTATGAACCTGATGTACAAACACTTTTCCCTATGCTTGATCAAGCGTAGTTCCCAAAATACTCTCGAACAAATTATGGTACACACTATATAACAATTAGGTAACAGTTCTATCAGAATTTCACTTCAGTTCATAAATTAATTAAAGATGGAAAATAATGTATTATGCACTTATAAGTACTTATGTATTGTATATTATTACGTATTACTTACCTACAAATACACACTATTAAATGTACTTGCCTTGTGAAAAtacttatacagggtctttcacgaggaacctcacccatatttatacgggaaactactgaacaaagattatagagatctataatctttgctactgaacgtattttcatgaaattcagcacttatagtatttcacgatgctgatgaaatctaaaatattttcaaggcatgtgcacctccggtttttccggaaatgacgtcaacttccgtttttcaaattagaacaccatttttttattgcagaaatagattccttagaaaatttcaagttattttgatgtaacatttttcagttttggttggagaattctctctgagcgggaaaattcgaaaaaaaaatcgaaaatagagctccgctgaaacaagaataacttcgaggtttttggatagaaaattttcatttttgggatttttcaagatgtaagattgatgtatccactttaaaaatcgaaatcgcgattcatgatacagggggtgaaaaaatcgctttcaaagttagggatgacaaaatcgtgaaaaatcaattttttcaaattagaaccccatttttttatggcagatattgaatctacgttaaaaaataatgtgagtgtatgcatcacacccttgccctaaaatggatattttctgagttattcacaaaaaactgtttttcgtcttgaactttcagctatttcttttcccttcacgccaaaaagatgaaattttcaggaactattatttgaaccatgctgtagatttttcaccccttcttgaaaccgacttcaagttactattaggagaaccatggcaaactctcgcagttataactagagaagatgctcaaagttttgatcgttaatttctggacatttatttatacgtctcaggaatgcttcgtgcgttgctcttcttatttcatcgggaggaagagatctgcaaaagtgtttaaaaaccaaattgagtttcaaaactatgaatctaaaaatctaaacaaacctgaacgcatttctgactcgttctatgcagtcctctttatcagtcaggggagttgagtagacaatattttttatcctaccccaaacataatagtctaaaggagtaaAATCGGgagaaccaaagattatagagtaggaagatgggaaacgaccctactaatctagtactaaaaaccgactacactttgggcctgtgtttcacatactgaaaaattagatggcgctgaaatcgtaatgtcaaacagtaaaattacagttgtctgctttgtaatttaagggcgcgaaattcgaattttattcctaGTATTGGATTGGAATATCGACTTAGTCgagaccagaaaaaaacatcctgagcgacaaaacagtaccagggctttgtttcgtgatcaggatgttttttttatgtgaacattgttttgaatcaattaatattaatgaaatactctgttagatttgctatatttttatttgaaatttataaaaaatatgacagaattgaagattttacagggtatatttaaaggtgaggttttttttgacatatacaactggtgagaataattgtgtcgaaattctcacctttaaaacacctgtatacaaataatacagctctgaataaaggatacaaaagtatatattgaatattatatatcaaagtTCTTATTTCCAtgcaatgaatttttttgaggcaatagaatttgttgaatttgtacaatcttTATCAGAAATCTAAATGAACAAATAATCGATATAGGTACTATATATTTTGCATTCCAAGGAGTTGattgttaatttc
Proteins encoded:
- the LOC123310184 gene encoding nucleolar protein 10-like is translated as MEVFEYDNVKIYNLSCGKSLPEWLSERKRRALLKKDVDLRRRIELIQDFEMPDISTSVKVTPDGQYIIATGIYKPRVKCFDVNNLSQKFDRCFDSEAITFELLSDDYSKLVFLQCDRYVEFHVAHGRHYRLRIPKYGRDMKYFLPTGDLFIVGVTSDIYRLNLVRGQFLTPFVSEASVINKCAINKEYSLVMCGTKEGKVECWDPRCRNLIGTLDVALNCLSKMENVTSENFPSITALNMDGPLHMGVGTANGMVLLYDIRSSEPYMVKDHMERLPIKDIEFNKKENIVFSMNKSILKMWDKNSGKPYANIETSSELNNLCVVPDTGLLFIANEKPKILTYYLPSLGPAPKWASFLDSLTEELEESNVESIYDDYKFVTRSEVNALGLDLDDLVKNNLLRAYMHGYFMDARFYNKVKSAAQPFAFKEYRQNRIKKTIERSRRAKILPNLPNLPRVNKKLALELMKTKSNVLNDDRFRNLFLNQEFEIDENSEEYRLINNVAKGK